caaataattagtttactaagtCACATTAAGATGGCGCTGctcgtcattaacttgcagtgttgtacAGACCATGTTGGAgcaataaatttttattctaCTACTGGTTTGAAATAGCTTGTATGATGgaacggaatccttcgtgtgcgagtcgaaTTCGCACTTTTTGGTAAGATACTCGTCCTTGAATTTCgatacaggtaggtacatacggttgaaattggtatgatgaaatttgaaaataaaacatggAGTGGACTGAAAGGATGTGCGATGCACTGAGCCGCTGAGCACACGGCGCACCTCGCGCAATCTATATCTGtaacttttattaaaatcggttaaacaggtgaaaagctagcacacagacgGAAAAAGACTTtcttaatcttcttcttcttctttgcgtGCCTCTCTGACTAGCGAAGGTTGGCTGTCAGCTTTGCATATTCCACTCTGTTCTTCGCAAGGCAAAATATTTCTGCAGCACTCGCGATTCCCGTCCACTCCCGGACCGACGCCTCTTCTTCCGGCAACTTTTCCCATCATGATGAGTTATAGGAGTTCGTACCTACCTCTCGTGCCTAAGCACGTGCCCTATGCGACTTTCCACATCTTGATGGTCCTATAAGTTCGCGTTTTTGATTGACGCGTCGCAGAACTTCCGATTCGTATTAATACTTAATgcctattcatttattaattttatacagGGAGCAGTGTTAGCTGACGCAGGCAAGTTTCAGGAGGCGGTAGACAACTTCCACAGCTGCATACGCCTGCAACCACAAGACCCTGAGCCTCTGAAGCAGGTTGCCAAGTGCTTGTAAGTAAAGAATTCGTCATCCATCATCAACTTAATCAATGAAGTTTGATcatgggtctcctttcagaatgagaaggtgcTAGGTGGTTTGATGACCTCTCTtacgcagtggtaagtgctgtagACCACAGTGTTAGTGGGAGattccaggttcgattcctggtaggaaatttataatttgtaaatttctgatctggtctggtggggaggcttcggccgtggctaataaccaccctaccggcaaagccgtgccgccaagcgctttAGCGTTCTATTTTACGTCGTtcttattttattgacattacAGTGTGACAtaacacataaagttaaaatggcgcgtgagaacttatTCTGTACGGTGAATAATTCTGACTTGTTGGATTTTAGATTTCGTCAAGGACGTTTTCAGTTGGCGCTCGAAGCTTACTTGGAGGCTGACAAATTGTCAAAGCACCCTGATCCCGACATCTACTGCGCGTTAGGTAAGGATATcaaacaaagtacctacctagtaactcacttattaaaaataattgaaaaacatGATTGATCTGCCAAAAcgcactaaaaagtaaaaaaaatcacatttaaaAATGGCACCATCATTGGGCACCATACATTAATTCTTTCAATCTCATACAGCCGCCATACATAGACTAAAtgccgccatattgaattttgtttttatctgtagcGGAATGTGCGTGGAGTTTAGGGGACGCGGAGCATGGCATCGAGTGGGCGAGGGCGGGGGAGAGTGCGGGCGGCGGGGAGCGGGCCGGGGCGCTGCTTGCCAAGTTGCTGCAGTCTGTCGGCGACATGAGTGGCGCTTTGGCAGCCTACGACCATGCGCTGGCGTAAGTTGTTTCTTGTACCAGAATGTGCGTGGAGTTTAGGGGACGCGCATGGTATTGAGTGGGCGAAGGCGGGGGAGAGTGCGGGCGGCGGGGAGCGGGCCACATGAGTGGCGCTTTGGCAGCTTACGACCATGCGCTGGCGTAAGTTGTGTCTTGTAGCATGATGTGCATGGAGCTTAGGAGATGCGAGCTTGGTCAAGAGTGGGGGAGAGTACGAttagggggaggggggggggggccgTGGCGCTGCTTGCCAAGTTACTCCAGGCTGTTCCAAGCTACTAAGCTACCAAGTTCCCTTTTTTTTCTAAGTCTAATTACCTGAGTACCAGATTACCGCAGCCCATGAACCACCAGAGAAACCGCTAATGCATTGTCACTTGTCAGCCTTTCAGAAATTTGATGATTCCGCGATTCCGCACGTTAGTTAGTCTCACGGAGTAGTTGAATGTTAGTCTGGTGTAGCATATGATCCCAGCCCTAGTGTCACGTGGTTACAGAACGCACGCGTGCGGAGCGGACATGCTGGCAGCAGCAGGCGCTTTGTGTCTACGCTGCTCGGCTCCTCGCCGTGCCTTCCAGCTGCTGGGCGAGGCGTTATCCCAGCAGCCGGCCCAACACGCAGCGGCTCTCGCCCTGGCCGCCATGCTGCTGCAGCACAGAGACGTGGACGCCGGGCTAGCGAGGCTCAAAGCGGCTTTAAGCGCTCATCCGACCTGCGTCGCCGCGCATTCCAACCTTGGGCTCGCTTTGCTGTCCAAGAAGAAGTTTGTTGCTGTGAGATTTTGAAGGacttaatataaattactagatattggatcataaaatattatgaacatTTTAAGACTGGACTCACATGATTATTCGGAGCAtactcgactagtttcgaatccaTCCAAATGTCCTTTTTCGCTACGCTCGCGACGCAGCGCAAGCTTTAGAACGCACAGCCAGATTATTCCTCTCAgatatttgtaggtaggtataatataatgtcCCTGATTGTGTTGATAAGTTGTTGATAATGAGTATAACACAGGCAATAGTTTGGTCCTTTCTCTTTTACCTGGATTCATAAGAGAGAGTTTGAACATTTGCAGGCATTAACTTGTCTACAACGGTCAGTCTGGGCAGCGCCGCTGAGCGCGCGGGCGGCTCACAACTTGGGCTATGC
Above is a window of Maniola hyperantus chromosome 20, iAphHyp1.2, whole genome shotgun sequence DNA encoding:
- the BBS4 gene encoding BBSome complex member BBS4; protein product: MRKHTAFEKNTSDDFKRGTHNWLLHARYVRGEHDKCLDLAEDLQKRTNITHRYAHFIKGAVLADAGKFQEAVDNFHSCIRLQPQDPEPLKQVAKCLFRQGRFQLALEAYLEADKLSKHPDPDIYCALAECAWSLGDAEHGIEWARAGESAGGGERAGALLAKLLQSVGDMSGALAAYDHALATHACGADMLAAAGALCLRCSAPRRAFQLLGEALSQQPAQHAAALALAAMLLQHRDVDAGLARLKAALSAHPTCVAAHSNLGLALLSKKKFVAALTCLQRSVWAAPLSARAAHNLGYALLMCKRPASAFCRLACSAALQPTHHYTVLLIAIALERLGDSRADAAYLRAASLAPQDPLVRLNLAGRHGRAGRLLDAVEEARIVAELLQVAPDAQLASSLATLTALLRRRRGDTLTELPFKCGGPHYRC